The Coffea arabica cultivar ET-39 chromosome 3c, Coffea Arabica ET-39 HiFi, whole genome shotgun sequence genome contains a region encoding:
- the LOC113734834 gene encoding probable ubiquitin-like-specific protease 2A isoform X1, producing the protein MASTEPLEGRQTGCGLVQWYQPAALDDRVSKELNVDPVFENVPRSCRSRRRTIGKETIKVAESGNHENEGHLGANLLNKRQRTRRKRTRRALADSSDSEVIIPHIRLRGRQRGTVDYSNLTTKYRKLDSKTFERYLEDIWSRISEEQRNSFVYLDSLWFSLYMQSPFKEKVLNWVKRKNIFSKKYIMVPIVMWSHWSLLILCNFGQSEQSQTITPCMLLLDSLQTTDPRRLEPGIRKFVLDIHNVEERPRNKLLLNKIPLLIPQVPQQRSGEECGCYVLQYISSFIENAPENFSISDGYPYFMKEDWFTLEGLDNFRKTLEVNSASRNSSILEK; encoded by the exons ATGGCTTCCACTGAACCACTTGAAG GACGACAGACTGGGTGTGGACTAGTGCAATGGTATCAGCCTGCTGCATTGGATGATCGTGTTTCTAAGGAACTGAATGTCGATCCTGTATTTGAGAATGTTCCACGTAGCTGCAGATCAAGGCGGAGAACTATTGGCAAGGAAACAATTAAAGTTGCAGAATCTG GAAATCATGAAAATGAAGGGCACCTAGGTGCAAACCTTTTAAATAAAAGGCAACGTACACGTAGGAAAAGGACAAGGAGAGCTTTAGCTGATTCAAGTGATTCAGAAGTTATTATTCCACACATCCGACTTCGTGGGCGACAAAGGGGAACAGTGGATTACAGTAACTTAACTACCAAGTACAGGAAGTTAGACTCAAAAACTTTTGAGCGCTACTTGGA AGACATATGGAGCAGGATTTCTGAAGAGCAGAGGAACTCATTTGTATATCTGGATAGTTTGTGGTTTTCCTTGTACATGCAGTCCCCTTTCAAAGAAAAGGTGTTGAATTGGGTTAAAAGGAAGAACATATTCTCAAAAAAATACATCATGGTTCCCATTGTGATGTG GTCTCACTGGAGCCTCTTGATCTTGTGCAACTTCGGCCAAAGTGAGCAATCACAAACTATAACTCCCTGCATGTTGTTGTTGGACTCACTTCAAACAACGGATCCTAGGAGGCTTGAACCTGGAATAAGAAA GTTTGTCTTAGACATACATAATGTTGAGGAGAGGCCTAGGAACAAGCTTTTGCTTAACAAAATTCCACTTCTGATTCCTCAG GTTCCACAGCAGAGAAGTGGTGAAGAATGTGGATGCTATGTCCTTCAATATATCAGCTCGTTTATTGAGAATGCTCCTGAAAATTTTAGCATTTCTGATGGGTACCCTTACTTT ATGAAAGAAGACTGGTTCACTCTTGAAGGATTGGATAACTTCCGCAAAACACTAGAAGTAAATTCGGCTAGCAGGAATTCTTCTATTCTGGAAAAATAG
- the LOC113734834 gene encoding probable ubiquitin-like-specific protease 2A isoform X2, whose amino-acid sequence MASTEPLEGRQTGCGLVQWYQPAALDDRVSKELNVDPVFENVPRSCRSRRRTIGKETIKVAESGNHENEGHLGANLLNKRQRTRRKRTRRALADSSDSEVIIPHIRLRGRQRGTVDYSNLTTKYRKLDSKTFERYLEDIWSRISEEQRNSFVYLDSLWFSLYMQSPFKEKVLNWVKRKNIFSKKYIMVPIVMWSHWSLLILCNFGQSEQSQTITPCMLLLDSLQTTDPRRLEPGIRKFVLDIHNVEERPRNKLLLNKIPLLIPQVPQQRSGEECGCYVLQYISSFIENAPENFSISDGYPYFCSMFSY is encoded by the exons ATGGCTTCCACTGAACCACTTGAAG GACGACAGACTGGGTGTGGACTAGTGCAATGGTATCAGCCTGCTGCATTGGATGATCGTGTTTCTAAGGAACTGAATGTCGATCCTGTATTTGAGAATGTTCCACGTAGCTGCAGATCAAGGCGGAGAACTATTGGCAAGGAAACAATTAAAGTTGCAGAATCTG GAAATCATGAAAATGAAGGGCACCTAGGTGCAAACCTTTTAAATAAAAGGCAACGTACACGTAGGAAAAGGACAAGGAGAGCTTTAGCTGATTCAAGTGATTCAGAAGTTATTATTCCACACATCCGACTTCGTGGGCGACAAAGGGGAACAGTGGATTACAGTAACTTAACTACCAAGTACAGGAAGTTAGACTCAAAAACTTTTGAGCGCTACTTGGA AGACATATGGAGCAGGATTTCTGAAGAGCAGAGGAACTCATTTGTATATCTGGATAGTTTGTGGTTTTCCTTGTACATGCAGTCCCCTTTCAAAGAAAAGGTGTTGAATTGGGTTAAAAGGAAGAACATATTCTCAAAAAAATACATCATGGTTCCCATTGTGATGTG GTCTCACTGGAGCCTCTTGATCTTGTGCAACTTCGGCCAAAGTGAGCAATCACAAACTATAACTCCCTGCATGTTGTTGTTGGACTCACTTCAAACAACGGATCCTAGGAGGCTTGAACCTGGAATAAGAAA GTTTGTCTTAGACATACATAATGTTGAGGAGAGGCCTAGGAACAAGCTTTTGCTTAACAAAATTCCACTTCTGATTCCTCAG GTTCCACAGCAGAGAAGTGGTGAAGAATGTGGATGCTATGTCCTTCAATATATCAGCTCGTTTATTGAGAATGCTCCTGAAAATTTTAGCATTTCTGATGGGTACCCTTACTTT TGTAGCATGTTTTCATACTGA
- the LOC113734835 gene encoding calmodulin-like protein 3: protein MPSILLRIFFLYNLLNTFLLSLVPKKLRTFLPTSWYPSPQPPLNFFKKKDNTTPPSSTTNPSSSLPASSPRSIRRRMDADELRRVFQMFDRNGDGRITKKELNDSLENMGIFIPDKELAQMIAKIDVNGDGCVDIDEFGSLYQSIMDERDEDEDMREAFNVFDQNGDGFITVDELKTVLQSLGLKQGRTFEDCKNMIMKVDVDGDGRVNFNEFKQMMRGGGFAALS, encoded by the coding sequence ATGCCATCGATTTTGTTGAGGATTTTCTTCCTATACAATCTCCTCAACACATTCCTCCTTTCCTTGGTTCCTAAGAAGCTTAGAACCTTTCTCCCCACTTCTTGGTACCCGTCACCACAACCACCActaaattttttcaagaaaaaggatAATACAACTCCACCTTCGTCCACCACCAACCCTTCCTCTTCGTTGCCGGCCTCATCTCCTCGAAGCATTAGACGCAGGATGGATGCGGACGAGCTCAGACGGGTTTTCCAAATGTTTGATAGAAACGGGGACGGACGGATCACAAAGAAGGAGCTGAATGACTCGTTGGAGAACATGGGAATATTCATCCCTGACAAGGAGCTAGCTCAAATGATCGCCAAAATCGACGTCAATGGCGACGGATGCGTGGACATTGACGAGTTTGGATCTTTGTACCAATCCATCATGGACGAGCGCGACGAGGACGAAGACATGAGAGAGGCTTTCAACGTTTTTGATCAAAATGGCGACGGATTTATCACGGTGGACGAGTTGAAAACCGTCTTGCAATCGCTCGGCCTCAAGCAAGGTAGGACTTTTGAAGATTGCAAGAACATGATCATGAAAGTGGATGTGGATGGAGATGGTAGGGTAAATTTCAACGAGTTCAAGCAAATGATGAGAGGGGGAGGATTTGCTGCATtatcttga